A single genomic interval of Plodia interpunctella isolate USDA-ARS_2022_Savannah chromosome 16, ilPloInte3.2, whole genome shotgun sequence harbors:
- the Ent1 gene encoding equilibrative nucleoside transporter 3, with translation MDPSGSINEDGIETLENEEEIMDDSEERELVGDSCSTKVLDSPEAPRDRYGVVYMLFYLFGITSLVPWNFLITANDYWMYKFRDVTPNNLTMVGEVVRKTQFQAEFTSYLNVATAIPNLIFLILNSLYGHLVPMKSRLQGALVVITLSFLVTTAFVQVDTDEWQNTFFIITMVTVVIMTAASAVFIGGLVGIASRFSKEYMAAVVSGQSLGGIIAAIAQIISLAFKISPLHSALIYFIIADIMVVTSLISYVYLYRIDFFTHHILRGSGMAANRHRAVSMVGVMRKIWVYAFSIFAVFAISMAVYPAVTVLVESHPTTAGTDWNNIFFVPVVNYLIFNCGDYAGRLVAGFLLKPENQWVIATACALRVAGVPALMLCNARPRSRLPVLFPWDWQYIIIMICFAFSNGYLTNIVMINSTRVVELHEREKASSVIATMLSVGLTLGAAVGMLLVHLL, from the exons ATGGATCCGTCGGGGTCTATAAACGAGGATGGCATTGAGACCTTGGAGAATGAAGAAGAAATTATGGATGATTCAGAGGAGCGCGAGCTGGTGGGTGACTCGTGTTCCACGAAAGTGCTCGACTCCCCAGAGGCCCCTCGCGACAGATACGGTGTCGTCTATATGCTGTTCTACCTCTTTGGTATCACTTCTCTGGTGCCTTGGAACTTTCTAATAACTGCTAATGAT tattGGATGTATAAATTCCGTGATGTGACTCCAAACAATTTGACGATGGTGGGGGAAGTGGTGCGGAAGACACAGTTTCAGGCGGAGTTTACTTCCTACCTGAATGTGGCCACTGCTATCCCCAACTTGATATTTCTCATCCTCAACTCACTCTATGGACACTT GGTCCCAATGAAAAGTCGTCTGCAGGGTGCTCTGGTGGTCATCACCCTATCATTCCTGGTGACTACAGCGTTCGTGCAAGTAGACACTGACGAATGGCAGAATACATTCTTCATCATTACCATGGTTACAGTCGTCATTATGACTG ccgCCAGTGCAGTCTTCATCGGCGGCCTAGTGGGCATCGCTAGCCGTTTCTCCAAAGAGTATATGGCCGCGGTCGTCAGCGGACAATCCTTAGGGGGAATCATAGCGGCCATTGCCCAAATCATATCTTTAGCTTTCAAAATATCCCCATTACACAGCGcgttaatatatttcattatagcAGACATAATGGTTGTTACTTCTTTGATATCTTACGTTTATTTGTatagaatagatttttttacgcaTCACATTTTGAGGGGTTCGGGGATGGCGGCCAATAGGCACAGGGCTGTCTCGATGGTGGGGGTGATGAGGAAGATATGGGTGTACGCGTTTAGTATATTCGCGGTGTTCGCTATCAGTATGGCCGTGTATCCGGCTGTTACGGTGCTGGTGGAATCGCACCCGACTACCGCTGGCACGGATTGGAATA ATATATTCTTCGTGCCCGTGGTGAACTACTTGATCTTCAACTGCGGCGACTACGCCGGTCGACTCGTCGCCGGGTTCTTACTGAAG CCCGAGAACCAATGGGTGATAGCGACGGCGTGCGCGCTGCGCGTGGCGGGCGTCCCCGCGCTGATGTTGTGTAACGCGCGTCCGCGCTCGCGCTTGCCCGTGTTGTTCCCGTGGGACTGGCaatatatcattatcatgATCTGTTTCGCCTTCTCCAACGGGTACCTCACCAACATCGTCATGATCAACTCCACCAG AGTCGTGGAGCTACACGAACGAGAGAAGGCATCGTCAGTGATAGCAACAATGCTTAGTGTGGGGCTTACATTAGGAGCGGCCGTTGGGATGTTGCTCGTACACCTCTTGTAA